In Arvicola amphibius chromosome 1, mArvAmp1.2, whole genome shotgun sequence, one DNA window encodes the following:
- the Gpr139 gene encoding probable G-protein coupled receptor 139, whose translation MEHTHAHLAANSSACGLGFVPVVYYSFLLCLGLPANILTVIILSQLVARRQKSSYNYLLALAAADILVLFFIVFVDFLLEDFILSVQMPQIPDKIIEVLEFSSIHTSIWITVPLTVDRYIAVCHPLKYHTVSYPARTRKVIVSVYITCFLTSIPYYWWPNIWTGDYTSTSMHHVLVWIHCFTVYLVPCSIFFILNSIIVYKLRRKSNFRLRGYSTGKTTAILFTITSIFATLWAPRIIMILYHLYGSPIQNPWLVHIMLDVANMLALLNTAINFFLYCFISKRFRTMAAATLKALFKCQKQPVQYYTNHNFSITSSPWISPANSHCIKMLVYQYDKHGKPIKVSP comes from the coding sequence CGAATATCTTGACAGTCATCATCCTCTCTCAACTAGTGGCCAGGAGACAGAAGTCCTCCTACAACTATCTCCTGGCACTTGCTGCTGCCGACATCTTGGTCCTCTTTTTCATCGTCTTCGTGGATTTCCTGTTAGAAGATTTCATTCTGAGCGTGCAGATGCCCCAGATCCCTGACAAGATTATAGAAGTGCTGGAGTTCTCCTCCATCCACACCTCCATTTGGATTACAGTCCCCTTGACTGTTGACAGATATATCGCTGTCTGTCACCCACTCAAATACCACACTGTTTCCTACCCAGCCAGGACCCGAAAAGTCATTGTGAGTGTTTACATCACCTGCTTCCTGACCAGCATCCCCTACTACTGGTGGCCTAACATCTGGACTGGAGACTACACCAGCACCTCCATGCATCATGTCCTTGTCTGGATCCACTGCTTCACTGTGTATCTGGTGCCCTGCTCCATCTTCTTCATCTTGAACTCAATCATTGTCTACAAGCTCAGGAGGAAGAGCAACTTCCGCCTCCGTGGCTATTCCACAGGGAAGACCACTGCCATCTTGTTCACCATCACCTCCATCTTTGCCACCCTCTGGGCCCCCCGCATCATCATGATTCTCTACCACCTCTACGGATCGCCCATCCAGAACCCTTGGCTGGTCCACATCATGCTGGATGTCGCCAACATGCTGGCCCTACTGAACACAGCCATCAACTTCTTCCTCTACTGCTTTATCAGCAAGCGGTTCCGCACCATGGCAGCAGCTACACTCAAGGCCTTGTTCAAGTGCCAGAAGCAGCCTGTGCAGTACTACACCAACCATAACTTTTCCATAACAAGTAGTCCCTGGATCTCTCCAGCAAACTCACACTGCATCAAGATGCTGGTGTACCAGTACGACAAACACGGAAAGCCTATAAAAGTGTCCCCGTGA